A part of Lacinutrix sp. 5H-3-7-4 genomic DNA contains:
- a CDS encoding DUF349 domain-containing protein: MSEQDNLLNADGIEDKNPTKNTSEQEPTNSTPEDTTTKNTNSDSSDDDLINEIDESNAEDAEDEGNVERHSIEEKDYHAMSLDELVIELEKLVKNQKVQAIKKHVETIKSEFTEKFNALLDDKKEDFLSKGGNEIDFQYSNPLQRSFKDTYKEYRTKLNTHYKNLEKGLKDNLSSRLDIIEQIKTLTDSDGTMNSKYKEFKDLQEQWKNAGSIPRDKYNNAWNSYHFNVERFYDLLHLDRDLRDKDFEHNLEKKTKIIERAEELVNEENTNRAFRELQALHKLWKEDLGPVAKEHREVIWERFKQATKAINAKRQDYFKHLDELYEKNLELKQGIIAIIKEKTQNTQDNHKSWQNKIKEIETLREEFFKAGKVPIKVNEATWAQFKEAVRAFNHKKNAFYKNLKKDQYVNLEKKQALVKIAEDNKDSDDFEKTTALMKKIQSDWKRIGHVPRKDSDKIWKQFRAACNHYFDRVHAKRNEASAEEEKAYQEKENMLKLVKETKLTGEQKADLATIKQHIANWKNIGRVPGNKRRIESEFNKALDTLFGTLDMNKSEVEMMKYENKLQDLSSARDQRALENEYNFIRKKIGEINAEITQLQNNLLFFKDADRKNPLVKSVYDNIDKQTEALKTWKAKLKKIKVMENAKAKAEEEAQAAAKTNTENSETE; the protein is encoded by the coding sequence ATGTCTGAGCAAGATAACCTGCTAAACGCAGATGGAATTGAGGATAAAAATCCTACCAAAAACACTTCAGAACAAGAACCTACAAATTCAACTCCTGAAGACACAACAACTAAAAACACTAATAGTGACTCTAGTGACGATGATTTAATTAATGAAATCGATGAGTCTAATGCAGAAGATGCAGAAGATGAAGGAAATGTAGAAAGACATAGCATCGAAGAAAAAGATTATCATGCAATGTCTCTTGACGAATTAGTTATAGAACTTGAAAAACTGGTAAAAAACCAAAAAGTTCAAGCAATTAAAAAGCATGTTGAAACTATTAAAAGTGAGTTTACAGAAAAATTTAATGCACTTTTAGACGATAAAAAAGAAGACTTTTTAAGTAAAGGTGGTAATGAAATAGATTTTCAATACTCAAACCCATTACAAAGAAGTTTTAAAGATACCTATAAAGAGTATCGTACTAAATTAAATACACACTATAAAAATTTAGAAAAAGGACTTAAAGATAACCTTTCTTCTAGACTTGATATTATAGAACAAATAAAAACACTTACAGATAGTGATGGCACTATGAATAGTAAGTATAAAGAGTTTAAAGATTTACAAGAACAGTGGAAAAACGCAGGATCTATACCAAGAGATAAATATAATAATGCATGGAATAGCTATCACTTTAACGTTGAACGCTTTTACGACTTGTTACATTTAGACCGTGATTTAAGAGACAAAGACTTTGAGCATAATCTTGAGAAAAAAACCAAGATAATAGAACGTGCAGAAGAATTAGTAAATGAAGAAAACACAAATCGTGCTTTTAGAGAACTACAAGCACTACATAAACTTTGGAAAGAAGATTTAGGTCCAGTAGCAAAAGAACATCGCGAAGTTATCTGGGAGCGTTTTAAACAAGCAACCAAAGCAATAAATGCAAAAAGACAAGACTATTTTAAACATTTAGACGAGTTGTACGAAAAAAACCTTGAACTAAAACAAGGCATTATTGCTATTATAAAAGAAAAAACCCAAAACACACAAGACAACCATAAAAGTTGGCAAAATAAAATTAAAGAAATTGAAACTTTACGTGAAGAATTCTTTAAAGCAGGAAAAGTACCAATTAAGGTAAACGAAGCTACTTGGGCTCAATTTAAAGAAGCAGTTAGAGCGTTTAACCATAAAAAAAATGCTTTCTATAAAAATTTAAAAAAGGACCAATACGTAAATCTTGAAAAAAAGCAAGCACTTGTTAAAATTGCCGAAGACAATAAAGACAGTGACGATTTTGAAAAGACTACAGCGCTAATGAAAAAAATTCAAAGCGACTGGAAACGCATTGGTCATGTACCAAGAAAAGACAGCGATAAAATTTGGAAACAATTTAGAGCTGCCTGTAACCATTACTTTGATCGTGTACATGCAAAACGTAACGAAGCTAGTGCCGAAGAAGAAAAAGCATATCAAGAAAAAGAAAACATGCTTAAGCTTGTTAAAGAAACAAAGCTTACAGGAGAACAAAAAGCAGATTTAGCAACTATAAAACAACACATCGCAAACTGGAAAAACATTGGTCGTGTTCCTGGAAACAAGCGTAGAATTGAAAGTGAATTTAATAAAGCACTTGATACGCTGTTTGGCACGTTAGATATGAATAAAAGTGAAGTAGAAATGATGAAGTACGAAAATAAACTTCAAGATTTATCTTCTGCCAGAGACCAAAGAGCACTTGAAAACGAATATAATTTTATACGTAAAAAAATAGGTGAGATAAATGCTGAAATCACTCAGCTTCAAAACAACTTACTGTTTTTTAAAGATGCCGACAGAAAAAATCCTTTAGTAAAATCTGTTTACGATAATATAGATAAGCAAACCGAAGCTTTAAAAACTTGGAAAGCTAAGCTTAAAAAAATTAAAGTAATGGAAAATGCTAAAGCGAAAGCTGAAGAAGAAGCTCAAGCTGCAGCTAAAACTAATACAGAGAATAGTGAAACCGAATAA
- the def gene encoding peptide deformylase has translation MVLPIVAYGDPVLKVKAKEIDKDYPNLKELITNMQETMHGAYGVGLAAPQIGLPIRMFLVDASPFADDDVLEDDERAFLKNFKHTFINPTILEESGDEWAFNEGCLSIPDVREDVFRKPNIKVEYFDEDFKKHTMELSGLAARVFQHEYDHIEGILFTDKLSSLKKRLIKGKLLNISKGKINVEYRMKFPNLKKKR, from the coding sequence ATGGTATTACCAATAGTCGCTTATGGCGATCCAGTATTAAAAGTTAAAGCTAAGGAAATCGATAAAGATTACCCAAACCTTAAAGAACTTATAACAAACATGCAAGAAACTATGCATGGCGCTTATGGTGTAGGTTTAGCAGCACCACAAATAGGTTTGCCAATTCGTATGTTTTTAGTAGATGCATCTCCATTTGCAGACGATGATGTATTAGAAGACGACGAGCGCGCCTTTTTAAAAAATTTTAAACACACATTTATAAACCCAACAATTTTAGAAGAATCTGGAGATGAATGGGCATTTAACGAAGGCTGTTTAAGCATACCAGATGTTCGTGAAGATGTGTTTAGAAAACCTAATATTAAAGTAGAATATTTTGATGAAGACTTTAAAAAGCATACCATGGAATTAAGTGGTTTAGCAGCTAGAGTTTTCCAGCATGAGTACGACCACATTGAAGGTATTTTATTTACAGATAAATTATCATCATTAAAAAAACGTTTAATAAAAGGAAAACTACTTAATATCTCTAAAGGTAAAATTAATGTAGAGTATAGAATGAAGTTTCCTAACCTAAAAAAGAAACGTTAA
- the mazG gene encoding nucleoside triphosphate pyrophosphohydrolase gives MNSRANQLKAFDRLLTIMDELREQCPWDKKQTMESLRHLTIEETYELGDAILDNDLEEIKKEVGDLMLHLVFYAKIGSETNAFDIADVCNSICEKLIHRHPHIYGDVKVKDEEEVKRNWEKLKLKEGKTSVLEGVPKSLPALVKASRIQDKVAGVGFDWDAPEQVWEKVEEELIEFKAEVEHNDADKMEDEFGDVLFSLVNYARFKNINPENALERTNKKFSKRFKHIEAKAKELNKDLRDMTLAEMDVFWEEAKKM, from the coding sequence ATGAATTCTAGAGCTAACCAATTAAAAGCATTCGATAGATTATTAACTATTATGGACGAGTTGCGAGAGCAATGTCCTTGGGATAAAAAGCAAACTATGGAAAGTTTAAGACATCTTACCATAGAAGAAACTTACGAGCTTGGTGACGCTATTTTAGATAACGACCTAGAAGAAATAAAAAAAGAAGTTGGAGACCTTATGCTGCATTTGGTTTTTTATGCTAAAATAGGAAGCGAAACAAACGCTTTTGATATTGCAGATGTTTGTAATTCTATTTGCGAAAAACTTATACACAGGCATCCACATATATATGGTGATGTAAAAGTAAAAGATGAAGAAGAAGTAAAGCGTAATTGGGAAAAACTAAAACTTAAAGAAGGAAAGACAAGTGTTTTAGAAGGTGTGCCTAAAAGTTTACCAGCTTTAGTAAAAGCTAGTAGAATACAAGATAAAGTTGCAGGTGTTGGTTTTGATTGGGATGCGCCAGAACAAGTTTGGGAAAAAGTTGAAGAAGAGCTTATAGAATTTAAAGCAGAAGTTGAGCATAACGATGCCGATAAAATGGAAGATGAGTTTGGAGATGTTTTATTTTCTCTTGTAAATTATGCACGATTTAAAAATATAAATCCAGAGAATGCTTTAGAGCGAACCAATAAGAAATTTTCAAAGCGTTTTAAGCATATAGAGGCAAAAGCAAAGGAATTGAATAAAGATTTAAGGGATATGACACTAGCCGAAATGGACGTTTTTTGGGAAGAAGCAAAAAAAATGTAA
- a CDS encoding DUF5606 domain-containing protein, which produces MALDKILAISGKPGLYELVTQTRGGFIAKSLVDNRKISVGIQQNVSVLSEIAIYTLTEEVPLREVFNKIKTKENGAQTSVSHKESKDKLEEYFFDVLPDYDEDRVYASDIKKVIQWYNTLQKNDLLDLEDTKSTDEEE; this is translated from the coding sequence ATGGCATTAGATAAAATTTTAGCAATTTCAGGAAAACCAGGTTTATACGAGTTAGTAACACAAACTAGAGGAGGATTTATTGCAAAATCTTTAGTAGATAATCGTAAAATCTCTGTAGGTATCCAGCAAAACGTAAGTGTTTTAAGTGAAATAGCTATTTATACTTTAACAGAAGAAGTACCATTACGCGAGGTTTTTAATAAAATAAAAACTAAAGAAAACGGTGCACAAACAAGTGTAAGCCATAAAGAATCTAAAGATAAATTAGAAGAATATTTCTTCGATGTATTACCAGATTACGATGAAGATAGAGTATATGCAAGCGATATTAAAAAAGTAATACAGTGGTATAATACGTTACAAAAAAACGACTTATTAGATTTAGAAGATACTAAATCTACAGATGAAGAAGAATAA
- a CDS encoding DUF368 domain-containing protein: MESTRSLKDKLFLVLKGLGMGAANKVPGVSGGVVAFVAGFYEEFIYSLQRINGTALKLLINGRIKTLIKYINGKFLGLLFLGMLVSYFSVSKILDYLIKYYELYVWSIFFGMILGSIYYLSKDFKDWKITTYTALFIGAAIGISISFLDPATQNDNLWFVFICGIISVSGMTLPGFSGSFILILLGNYVLLLVDSVNALYDTFFEVLGGNFSFIENVERIKMLKVLGVFTLGSIVGLITFSHVLNYILKHYKSVTTASIIGFIIGSLGVVWPWKETIYKIDSNGKSLIDSAGKQIVENYKRYWPELSFETSLAIIYIILGIAVVLSLEWYGRKTKKVNA, translated from the coding sequence ATGGAAAGTACTCGCAGCTTAAAAGATAAATTATTTCTAGTCTTAAAAGGATTAGGAATGGGTGCTGCAAATAAAGTTCCTGGTGTTTCGGGAGGTGTTGTTGCTTTTGTTGCTGGTTTTTACGAAGAATTTATTTATTCCTTACAACGTATTAATGGCACTGCTTTAAAGCTATTAATTAATGGCCGTATTAAAACATTAATAAAATACATAAATGGTAAATTTTTAGGCTTACTTTTTTTGGGAATGCTTGTAAGCTATTTTAGTGTTTCAAAAATTTTAGATTACTTAATTAAATATTATGAACTTTACGTCTGGAGTATTTTTTTCGGGATGATTTTAGGCTCAATATATTATTTAAGTAAAGATTTTAAAGATTGGAAAATTACTACTTATACAGCATTATTTATAGGTGCTGCTATTGGTATAAGTATTAGTTTTCTAGATCCTGCAACACAAAACGACAACCTTTGGTTTGTTTTTATTTGTGGTATTATTAGTGTTTCTGGCATGACTTTACCAGGTTTTTCTGGTTCATTTATATTAATTCTTCTTGGCAACTATGTATTACTATTAGTAGACTCTGTAAATGCACTTTACGATACTTTTTTCGAAGTTTTAGGAGGCAATTTTAGTTTTATAGAAAATGTAGAACGTATAAAAATGCTAAAAGTTCTAGGTGTATTTACATTAGGTTCTATAGTAGGTTTAATAACTTTTTCTCATGTTTTAAATTACATTTTAAAACACTATAAAAGTGTAACTACAGCATCAATTATTGGATTTATAATTGGCTCTTTAGGAGTAGTTTGGCCATGGAAAGAAACCATATATAAAATAGACAGCAATGGGAAATCACTAATTGATTCTGCAGGAAAACAAATAGTTGAAAACTACAAACGTTACTGGCCCGAATTAAGTTTTGAAACTAGTTTGGCGATTATTTATATAATATTAGGAATAGCAGTTGTACTAAGTTTAGAATGGTACGGAAGAAAAACAAAAAAAGTTAATGCGTAG
- the ruvX gene encoding Holliday junction resolvase RuvX → MAQILAIDYGKVRTGLAVTDDMQIIASGLTTVATTTLLDFLKDYTTKESVELFLVGEPKQMNNQASESEALIAPFISRLRTFFPHIPIKRVDERFTSKMAVQTMIDSGLKKKQRQNKALVDEISATIILQSYLYNK, encoded by the coding sequence ATGGCTCAAATTCTAGCAATAGATTATGGTAAAGTAAGAACTGGATTAGCAGTAACAGACGATATGCAAATTATCGCCTCTGGCCTAACCACGGTTGCTACCACAACATTATTAGATTTTTTAAAAGACTACACAACAAAGGAAAGCGTAGAGTTGTTTTTGGTTGGCGAACCAAAACAAATGAATAATCAGGCCAGCGAAAGCGAAGCCTTAATAGCACCTTTTATAAGTAGATTACGCACCTTCTTTCCACACATACCAATTAAAAGAGTAGACGAGCGTTTTACATCTAAAATGGCAGTACAAACAATGATTGATAGTGGTTTAAAGAAAAAACAGAGACAAAATAAAGCATTAGTAGACGAAATTAGTGCAACAATAATATTACAAAGTTACCTTTACAATAAATAA
- a CDS encoding 2,3,4,5-tetrahydropyridine-2,6-dicarboxylate N-succinyltransferase, which translates to MKDLQQTIENAWENRDLLTKENTQNAIREVVKLLDEGTLRVAEPVENGWQVNEWVKKAVVLYFPIQKMETIEVGVFEFHDKIPLKTGYKEKGIRVVPHAVARHGAYISAGTILMPSYVNIGAYVDEGTMVDTWATVGSCAQIGKNVHLSGGVGIGGVLEPLQAAPVIIEDNAFIGSRCIVVEGVHVETEAVLGANVVLTASTKIIDVTGDEPVEMKGRVPARSVVIPGSYTKSFPAGDYNVPCALIIGKRKESTNKKTSLNDALREHNVAV; encoded by the coding sequence ATGAAAGATTTACAACAAACTATTGAAAATGCTTGGGAAAACCGAGATTTATTAACTAAAGAAAATACGCAAAACGCCATTAGAGAAGTCGTTAAGTTACTTGATGAAGGTACTTTAAGAGTGGCTGAACCTGTTGAGAATGGTTGGCAAGTTAATGAATGGGTTAAAAAGGCTGTGGTTTTGTATTTCCCTATTCAGAAAATGGAAACTATTGAGGTTGGTGTTTTTGAATTTCACGACAAAATCCCATTAAAAACGGGTTATAAAGAAAAAGGCATTCGTGTGGTACCTCATGCTGTGGCTAGACATGGTGCATATATTTCGGCTGGTACAATTTTAATGCCTAGTTATGTTAATATTGGTGCTTATGTTGATGAAGGTACTATGGTAGATACTTGGGCTACTGTTGGTAGTTGTGCACAAATTGGAAAAAATGTTCACCTTTCTGGTGGTGTTGGTATTGGTGGTGTTTTAGAGCCTTTACAGGCTGCTCCTGTTATTATTGAAGATAATGCTTTTATTGGTTCTAGATGTATTGTTGTTGAAGGTGTACACGTTGAGACTGAAGCGGTTTTAGGTGCTAATGTTGTATTAACGGCTTCTACTAAAATTATAGATGTTACTGGTGATGAACCTGTAGAGATGAAAGGTCGTGTTCCTGCTCGTTCTGTTGTTATTCCTGGTAGTTACACAAAATCTTTTCCTGCTGGCGATTACAATGTGCCTTGTGCTTTAATTATTGGAAAGCGTAAAGAAAGTACTAATAAAAAAACATCGCTTAATGATGCTTTACGTGAGCATAATGTAGCAGTATAA
- a CDS encoding shikimate dehydrogenase, with protein MRRFGLIGKDIEYSFSRNYFKIKFKTEDIDKTTYENFDLVSIDLFKNELKKDKTINGFNVTIPYKESIITHLDKLDKKAKAIGAVNTIKVTKKGKYVGYNTDFYGFKNTLKPHLKPHHKKALILGTGGASKAIAYALKKLNIKFIFVSRNPKNPNEISYDALNDLNIKKYKIIINCTPLGTHPNIESCPKIPYQELTKKHLLFDLIYNPAETKFLKLGKNQGAKTVNGYGMLALQAEKSWQIWNK; from the coding sequence ATGCGTAGATTTGGGTTAATAGGAAAAGATATAGAATATTCATTTTCAAGAAATTATTTTAAAATAAAGTTTAAAACCGAAGACATAGACAAAACAACATACGAGAATTTCGATTTGGTTTCTATAGATTTATTTAAAAACGAATTAAAAAAAGATAAAACAATTAATGGCTTTAACGTTACAATACCATATAAAGAAAGTATAATAACACATCTTGATAAGCTTGATAAAAAAGCAAAAGCCATTGGAGCCGTAAACACTATAAAAGTCACAAAAAAAGGAAAGTATGTTGGTTATAATACAGATTTTTACGGTTTTAAAAACACTTTAAAACCACATTTAAAACCACACCACAAAAAAGCATTAATATTAGGAACTGGTGGCGCCAGTAAAGCCATTGCATATGCCCTTAAAAAATTAAATATAAAATTTATTTTTGTCTCTAGAAACCCTAAAAATCCAAATGAAATTTCTTATGATGCATTAAACGATTTAAATATAAAAAAATATAAAATTATAATAAATTGCACACCATTAGGTACACATCCAAATATAGAAAGCTGCCCAAAGATCCCATACCAAGAACTAACAAAAAAACACTTACTTTTTGATTTAATTTACAATCCTGCCGAAACAAAATTTTTAAAATTAGGGAAAAATCAAGGTGCAAAAACCGTGAATGGTTATGGCATGCTTGCCTTACAAGCCGAAAAATCATGGCAAATTTGGAATAAGTAA